The following are from one region of the Pseudodesulfovibrio piezophilus C1TLV30 genome:
- a CDS encoding transporter substrate-binding domain-containing protein → MTLIITLLAMLSLLLCAAMSASAADIDLARKSTLEKVIQSGTLRVGLEAGYMPFEMTDKKGNIVGFDVDMVKEMAKAMGVKLELVNTAWDGILPGLMSNKYDLIASGMTVNQERNLKVNFANPYIIVGQTALINKKWANEISSYKDLNNPAYIITSKLGTTGEQAAKRMFPKATYKSFETEDQAMLETLNGKATAMVYDLPMTSIFFAQRGKEADMKFLDKPFTYEPLGWAINKGDPDFLNWLNNFLVQMKNDGRYDRIYSKWFDSNKWLKDIQ, encoded by the coding sequence ATGACCCTAATTATTACTCTCTTGGCAATGCTGTCTCTGCTTTTGTGCGCCGCCATGTCTGCCAGTGCGGCAGATATTGACCTTGCTCGAAAATCCACCCTGGAAAAAGTCATTCAGAGCGGAACGCTTCGCGTCGGTCTTGAAGCGGGCTACATGCCGTTTGAAATGACAGACAAGAAAGGCAATATTGTCGGATTCGATGTCGATATGGTCAAGGAAATGGCCAAGGCCATGGGGGTCAAACTGGAACTGGTCAACACTGCTTGGGACGGGATTCTCCCCGGCCTTATGTCCAATAAGTACGACTTGATCGCTTCTGGTATGACTGTCAATCAGGAGCGAAACCTGAAGGTCAACTTTGCCAATCCGTATATCATTGTCGGGCAGACAGCGCTTATCAATAAAAAATGGGCCAACGAAATCTCGTCCTACAAAGACCTCAATAACCCGGCATACATTATTACTTCAAAGCTTGGCACAACCGGTGAGCAGGCTGCCAAACGCATGTTCCCCAAAGCAACATACAAATCCTTTGAGACAGAAGACCAGGCCATGCTGGAAACTCTCAACGGCAAGGCTACTGCCATGGTTTACGACCTGCCTATGACATCCATCTTCTTTGCGCAGCGCGGTAAAGAAGCTGACATGAAATTCCTGGACAAACCCTTCACCTACGAACCTCTTGGCTGGGCCATCAACAAGGGAGACCCGGACTTCCTGAACTGGCTCAACAACTTCCTGGTTCAAATGAAGAATGACGGCCGTTACGATCGAATCTACAGTAAGTGGTTCGATTCCAACAAATGGCTCAAGGATATCCAGTAG
- a CDS encoding amino acid ABC transporter ATP-binding protein yields the protein MIDVQNIYKTFFVPHEVQALHNVSYHVDPGEVVVVIGPSGSGKSTFLRCLNRLEHANTGHIMIDGTDILDPKTDINKVRMEVGMVFQSFNLFPHLTVLENVTVGQTSVRRRGKKESAEKAMTLLNKVGIHAKADNYPAQLSGGQQQRVAIARALAMDPKVMLFDEPTSALDPEMVGEVLDVMKTLAKEGMTMIVVTHEMGFAREVADQVVFMDEGKIIEVGTPEHFFTAPRNERTKLFLSQIL from the coding sequence ATGATAGATGTCCAAAACATATATAAAACATTCTTTGTCCCACACGAAGTACAGGCTCTCCATAATGTCTCCTACCACGTCGATCCAGGAGAAGTGGTCGTGGTCATCGGTCCTTCGGGATCAGGAAAGTCCACATTCCTTCGATGTCTGAATCGATTGGAACATGCCAATACCGGGCATATAATGATCGACGGAACAGACATCCTTGATCCCAAGACTGATATAAATAAAGTCCGTATGGAAGTTGGTATGGTCTTTCAGTCTTTTAATCTCTTCCCTCATTTGACGGTTCTGGAAAATGTCACGGTCGGTCAAACCTCCGTTCGTAGGCGAGGGAAAAAAGAATCTGCTGAAAAGGCGATGACATTGCTCAACAAGGTTGGGATTCACGCCAAAGCAGACAACTACCCTGCTCAACTTTCCGGTGGACAACAGCAACGAGTTGCCATCGCCAGAGCACTGGCTATGGACCCCAAGGTCATGCTTTTTGATGAACCCACATCCGCTCTTGATCCTGAGATGGTCGGAGAAGTCCTCGATGTCATGAAAACACTAGCCAAAGAAGGCATGACTATGATTGTCGTGACCCATGAAATGGGGTTTGCGCGTGAAGTCGCCGATCAAGTCGTTTTCATGGATGAAGGTAAAATCATTGAAGTCGGCACACCGGAACACTTCTTTACAGCACCCCGGAATGAACGGACAAAGCTATTCTTGAGTCAAATTCTATAA
- a CDS encoding Rid family detoxifying hydrolase, which translates to MSDIKLIHTDQAPAAVGPYSQATKTDGKIYVSGQLGLIPEKGELALGFEAQTRQALENLKTILAAGGSGLNKVLSVDVFVTDMSQFPNLNAIYAEYFSAHKPARAAIEVSALPLGGLVEFKCIALAD; encoded by the coding sequence ATGTCTGACATCAAGCTTATCCATACTGATCAAGCACCTGCTGCCGTAGGACCGTATTCTCAAGCGACTAAAACTGATGGGAAAATCTATGTTTCCGGACAACTGGGGCTGATTCCAGAGAAAGGGGAACTTGCCCTTGGGTTCGAGGCCCAAACCCGACAAGCCCTTGAGAATTTGAAAACGATTCTTGCCGCCGGAGGTTCCGGGCTGAATAAAGTACTTAGCGTTGATGTCTTTGTTACTGACATGAGCCAATTCCCAAATCTGAATGCCATTTATGCCGAATACTTCTCGGCTCATAAGCCAGCCAGAGCTGCAATTGAAGTCTCAGCCCTTCCTCTTGGCGGACTCGTCGAATTCAAATGCATCGCACTGGCTGATTGA
- the pseB gene encoding UDP-N-acetylglucosamine 4,6-dehydratase (inverting), translating into MLDGKTILITGGTGSFGKKFVEMVLEKYNPKKLIIFSRDELKQFEMAQDFSADKYPSIRYFIGDVRDKERLYRACKGVDVIVHAAAMKQVPASEYNPTEAIKTNIYGAQNLINVAADLQVECVVALSTDKAVAPVNLYGATKLASDKLFIAANAFAVGPRYSVVRYGNVLGSRGSVVPFFMKKRTEGVLPITDDRMTRFWIILEEAVEMVFRAIEHSAGGEIYVPKIPSMKITDMATAIAPECEQTVIGIRPGEKLHECMIPAEESRNVVETEYGYTILPETGVMTYKGDLSNTKPVPEGFAYNSDTNADWISVEKLRETLVKQGYKL; encoded by the coding sequence ATGCTTGATGGCAAAACCATATTGATTACAGGCGGCACCGGATCGTTCGGCAAGAAGTTTGTCGAGATGGTGCTTGAAAAATATAATCCCAAAAAACTTATCATTTTCAGTCGTGATGAACTCAAACAGTTCGAAATGGCACAGGATTTTTCTGCCGACAAATACCCTTCCATACGGTATTTTATTGGCGACGTCCGGGACAAGGAAAGATTGTATAGAGCGTGCAAAGGTGTTGATGTCATTGTCCATGCTGCAGCCATGAAACAAGTCCCGGCCTCTGAATACAACCCGACTGAAGCGATTAAGACCAATATTTATGGCGCTCAAAACCTCATCAATGTCGCCGCGGACCTTCAGGTTGAATGCGTTGTCGCTCTCTCAACCGACAAAGCTGTTGCGCCAGTCAATCTCTACGGGGCTACAAAACTCGCGTCTGACAAACTCTTTATCGCTGCGAATGCATTTGCTGTTGGCCCAAGGTACTCGGTTGTCAGATATGGTAATGTCCTAGGAAGCCGAGGGAGCGTGGTTCCCTTTTTCATGAAAAAACGCACAGAAGGCGTACTTCCGATTACGGACGACCGGATGACTCGATTCTGGATTATTCTCGAAGAGGCGGTTGAAATGGTCTTCCGTGCCATAGAGCACTCTGCTGGCGGAGAAATTTATGTTCCCAAGATACCAAGCATGAAAATCACAGACATGGCAACAGCCATAGCTCCGGAGTGCGAGCAAACTGTCATTGGTATCAGACCGGGTGAAAAACTCCATGAATGCATGATTCCCGCTGAAGAATCCCGCAATGTAGTCGAGACTGAATACGGATACACCATTCTCCCGGAAACCGGCGTCATGACATACAAGGGAGACCTGAGCAATACCAAACCGGTTCCAGAAGGTTTTGCTTATAATTCAGACACCAATGCTGACTGGATATCTGTTGAAAAGCTCCGTGAGACATTAGTCAAGCAAGGGTACAAACTATAA
- the feoB gene encoding ferrous iron transport protein B has product MAQHTIGIAGNPNCGKTTTFNALTGARQHVANWPGVTVDKKFGYIHSGNDSLEIVDLPGTYSLTAYTQEEIVARNFLVDERPEAIIDVLNADALERNLYLAVQIMELGVPLVLGLNMMDEVKSSGKSINSQRLAQLSGCEVVETVARSGKGTDALLSAALKLSKERKGQWNPLNISYGPDLDPVLDDMMKIIEAENFLTSKVPARWTGIKYLEGDEEVMVKGRMANRALSDKLEAMAKKVGQHTETTLKASPDAIIADYRYGFIAGIIKDVVSYPVHNEDRISRSDKMDKVLTHTVLGPLIMLAIIYVIYQVTFSVGEIPMGWVENFFGWANETATNLLPDGLLRSLIVSGIIDGVGGVMGFVPLIMCMFLMISFLEDSGYIARMAYMLDKVFKIFGLHGTSVLPFIVSGGIAGGCAVPGVMATRTLRSPKEKLATIFVAPYMTCGAKVPVFLMLTAAFFPTNAASVMMMITLGAWCMALIVARMLRSSVIKGEATPFVMELPPYRMPTFRGVLIHTWERSWEYIKKAGTIILGISILIWVMMTFPQMSEERAAGFEAQRAPIVAQIEALGDNAPEEAVAELEDKITDIDNFEAEEAIRGTIAGSIGTALEPISKLAGFNWRTNIALTGGFAAKEVIVSTLGTAYSIGEVDPEEVEPLSVQLVKDPEFTTASAVALIIFTMLYAPCFVTVVAMARESSWKWASYSVIGSTTLAFVLAVLGFNITNALL; this is encoded by the coding sequence ATGGCACAGCACACAATCGGCATCGCAGGCAATCCAAACTGCGGTAAAACAACGACTTTTAATGCCCTTACCGGCGCACGGCAACATGTCGCCAACTGGCCAGGGGTCACTGTTGACAAAAAATTCGGTTACATTCACAGCGGAAATGATTCTCTTGAAATCGTTGACCTCCCTGGAACTTACTCTCTGACTGCGTATACACAGGAAGAAATTGTCGCTCGAAATTTCCTGGTCGACGAACGCCCAGAAGCCATTATTGATGTACTGAACGCCGATGCCCTGGAACGCAACCTCTACTTGGCTGTGCAGATCATGGAACTCGGTGTGCCCCTGGTACTCGGGCTGAACATGATGGATGAAGTCAAATCCAGTGGAAAAAGCATTAATAGTCAACGCCTGGCTCAACTCAGCGGATGCGAAGTTGTCGAAACGGTAGCCCGCTCAGGCAAAGGCACGGATGCACTGCTTTCTGCCGCGCTCAAGCTCTCCAAGGAAAGAAAAGGACAGTGGAATCCTTTGAATATTTCCTATGGTCCAGACCTGGACCCGGTTCTCGACGATATGATGAAAATCATTGAAGCGGAAAATTTTCTTACCAGCAAAGTTCCTGCACGATGGACAGGGATCAAATACCTTGAAGGTGACGAAGAAGTCATGGTCAAGGGGCGGATGGCCAATCGCGCACTGTCGGATAAACTGGAAGCGATGGCCAAAAAAGTCGGTCAGCATACAGAAACGACTTTAAAAGCTTCTCCGGACGCTATTATCGCCGACTATCGCTATGGATTTATTGCCGGAATTATCAAGGATGTAGTCTCCTACCCAGTCCACAACGAAGATCGTATCAGCCGTTCCGACAAAATGGATAAGGTCCTGACGCATACAGTTCTTGGACCACTGATTATGCTTGCCATAATCTATGTAATTTATCAGGTCACTTTCAGCGTGGGTGAGATTCCCATGGGATGGGTGGAAAACTTTTTCGGATGGGCGAACGAAACCGCGACCAATTTATTACCCGACGGCTTGCTGCGTTCTCTGATCGTCTCAGGTATTATCGATGGTGTCGGCGGCGTTATGGGATTTGTTCCGCTTATTATGTGCATGTTCCTCATGATCTCCTTCCTGGAAGACTCTGGTTACATTGCACGTATGGCCTACATGCTTGACAAGGTCTTCAAGATTTTTGGTCTTCATGGAACATCAGTTTTACCCTTCATCGTCTCTGGCGGTATTGCTGGAGGTTGTGCGGTGCCAGGCGTCATGGCTACCAGAACCCTGAGAAGTCCAAAGGAAAAATTGGCCACTATTTTCGTTGCACCATACATGACTTGTGGTGCCAAGGTGCCTGTCTTCCTGATGTTGACAGCAGCGTTCTTCCCGACCAATGCAGCTTCTGTCATGATGATGATCACTCTGGGTGCATGGTGCATGGCCTTGATTGTGGCACGCATGCTCCGGTCATCTGTCATCAAAGGTGAAGCCACTCCATTCGTCATGGAGCTTCCCCCTTACCGTATGCCAACCTTCCGAGGTGTTCTGATTCACACATGGGAGCGTTCCTGGGAATATATCAAGAAAGCCGGTACCATCATTCTCGGCATATCCATTTTGATATGGGTCATGATGACCTTCCCGCAGATGTCCGAAGAACGAGCCGCTGGCTTTGAAGCTCAACGCGCCCCAATAGTTGCACAAATCGAAGCTCTTGGTGACAATGCCCCGGAAGAAGCAGTGGCTGAACTCGAAGACAAAATCACCGACATCGATAACTTCGAAGCAGAAGAAGCAATTCGCGGAACTATCGCAGGGTCCATTGGAACTGCCTTGGAACCCATTTCCAAGCTTGCTGGATTTAACTGGCGTACCAATATCGCTCTGACAGGTGGCTTTGCGGCCAAGGAAGTCATCGTCTCTACCCTCGGCACAGCCTACTCCATCGGAGAAGTTGATCCTGAAGAAGTCGAACCTCTCTCTGTTCAGCTTGTGAAAGATCCCGAATTCACCACGGCTTCGGCTGTGGCACTGATCATCTTTACAATGTTGTACGCTCCTTGCTTTGTGACAGTCGTCGCCATGGCCAGAGAGTCCAGCTGGAAATGGGCATCCTACAGTGTTATCGGTTCGACAACCCTTGCTTTTGTCTTGGCTGTCCTCGGTTTCAACATCACCAACGCGCTCCTCTAA
- a CDS encoding PilZ domain-containing protein yields MKTKILLIAEAGLARTAYIKVLQGLDVQVDCISSPDGMTAALTCVAYSGLLVDVPTMIRCDCEDKNRITRIMDRFPVLRLMYNPHFGGIRGLAQGGTLRDNRDLGEFILEECVPFYPRSIRVAPRKEVILNVLLLDTICDAALAAERTVTVNLSEHGCFIYSVSDWQLLSSAWIVVNEFEDKTPIELKIRWCGRWGEAMRMPGIGTSFESMTPQQSTQLFSLL; encoded by the coding sequence TTGAAAACAAAGATTTTACTTATAGCTGAAGCGGGGTTGGCCCGAACGGCTTACATCAAAGTCCTTCAGGGTTTGGATGTTCAGGTGGACTGTATTTCTTCGCCGGATGGCATGACGGCTGCTCTTACATGCGTCGCATATAGCGGGCTACTTGTTGATGTTCCCACCATGATTCGGTGTGATTGTGAAGATAAGAATAGAATCACCCGGATAATGGATCGGTTTCCTGTTCTGCGATTGATGTACAATCCTCATTTTGGAGGGATTCGTGGACTTGCGCAAGGGGGGACTCTTCGCGATAATAGGGATCTCGGTGAGTTTATTCTCGAAGAATGCGTTCCGTTTTATCCAAGGTCAATACGAGTGGCGCCGAGAAAGGAAGTCATTCTTAATGTATTGCTTTTGGATACCATATGTGATGCCGCTTTGGCTGCAGAGCGAACAGTGACAGTCAATCTTTCAGAGCACGGATGTTTCATTTATTCTGTGAGTGACTGGCAATTACTGAGTTCAGCATGGATAGTTGTCAATGAATTTGAGGACAAAACTCCTATAGAGTTGAAAATACGCTGGTGCGGTCGCTGGGGAGAAGCTATGCGGATGCCGGGTATAGGAACGAGTTTTGAATCAATGACACCGCAGCAGTCTACGCAGCTTTTTTCATTACTATAA
- a CDS encoding amino acid ABC transporter permease (The N-terminal region of this protein, as described by TIGR01726, is a three transmembrane segment that identifies a subfamily of ABC transporter permease subunits, which specificities that include histidine, arginine, glutamine, glutamate, L-cystine (sic), the opines (in Agrobacterium) octopine and nopaline, etc.), whose amino-acid sequence MTDMETVEPQKGFNKNFFWKVVYVVLLVGTCLSFYWATQQTDYIWRWNRLPRYFYYIETVDVKAEIEGEVTSISKKGDDSVVIVSDGAESEYYTIPGSDLRVDIGDTIYMGDSLGEYEEGRCGLLLEGLLVTIEVSLVAIVFGILLGLFTGLARLSSNPCIKWTAITYIELIRGTPLLVQIMIWYFVIGTIINNLSLKAGLPQIPELWFGIASLAIFAGAYVAEIVRAGIQSIHKGQMEAARSLGMTKTTAMIKIILPQAFKRILPPLAGQFISLIKDSSLLGVIAIREMTKATREAVTTSLMPYELWFLCGVMYLVLTFALSMFVQYLERRTTS is encoded by the coding sequence ATGACCGATATGGAAACAGTTGAGCCTCAAAAAGGCTTCAACAAAAATTTCTTCTGGAAAGTCGTCTATGTAGTTCTGTTGGTGGGAACGTGCCTGAGCTTTTATTGGGCCACACAGCAGACTGATTACATTTGGCGCTGGAACCGTCTCCCCCGATACTTTTACTACATCGAAACTGTCGATGTAAAAGCTGAAATCGAAGGAGAAGTCACATCCATCAGCAAAAAAGGAGACGACTCTGTTGTCATCGTCAGCGATGGGGCCGAGTCTGAATATTACACGATCCCCGGTTCGGACCTGCGTGTGGATATAGGTGACACCATTTACATGGGTGATTCCCTCGGTGAATATGAGGAAGGACGATGCGGGCTTTTACTCGAAGGTCTTCTTGTTACGATAGAAGTCAGTCTTGTTGCCATAGTATTTGGCATACTCCTTGGATTATTTACCGGTCTGGCACGGCTCTCTTCCAATCCCTGTATTAAGTGGACAGCCATTACCTACATTGAGTTGATCCGTGGGACTCCCCTGCTTGTCCAAATCATGATCTGGTATTTTGTTATCGGGACAATCATCAACAACCTCTCCCTTAAAGCTGGCTTGCCACAAATCCCGGAACTGTGGTTCGGCATCGCCTCATTAGCCATTTTCGCAGGGGCATATGTCGCGGAAATTGTTCGCGCTGGCATCCAGTCTATCCATAAAGGCCAAATGGAAGCAGCCCGCTCCCTTGGGATGACCAAAACAACAGCAATGATCAAAATCATTCTGCCCCAAGCCTTTAAACGTATCCTGCCCCCGCTTGCCGGTCAATTTATCAGCCTCATCAAAGACTCCTCCCTGCTCGGCGTCATCGCCATCAGGGAAATGACCAAAGCGACCCGAGAAGCGGTCACGACCAGCCTGATGCCTTATGAACTCTGGTTTTTATGCGGCGTCATGTACCTGGTCCTGACATTCGCTTTATCCATGTTTGTCCAGTATCTGGAAAGAAGGACGACGTCATGA
- a CDS encoding FeoB-associated Cys-rich membrane protein: MLDSIIVGAIVLLAAFFVGKRLYKQFSSKSSACGCSGCGDSGCCSSIKSSPDSHSCESAK, translated from the coding sequence ATGTTAGATTCTATTATCGTCGGCGCCATCGTCCTGTTGGCGGCATTCTTTGTAGGCAAGCGACTTTACAAGCAATTCTCTAGCAAATCATCTGCTTGCGGGTGTTCTGGATGCGGAGATAGCGGGTGTTGTTCCAGCATCAAGTCATCCCCGGATTCACACAGTTGCGAAAGTGCAAAATAA
- a CDS encoding glycosyltransferase family 9 protein, producing the protein MKPNLTTYTPKRILVCQLRQIGDVLLSTPSIRLLAERYPDAQIDVLTEKKCVPVLENNPRIAAIKSIDKAALKNPIKALAYYAHVGRGNYDLIVDFQQLPRCKWVTRFSNAPVKLTYTPPWYNKPTYTHWVDMEYGYAAKCKASVLKPLDIEWNGEKPELWLTDKERTFATDFLEHSGIKNSLFITVDPSHRRETRRWPSRHFAELIRLLKKHHPSLHAVILYGPGEKELAEKVAAQAGKRAFATNSMLSLREMAAIQERASMHLGNCSAPRHFAVAVDTPSLIIQGATGTGWGFPSEEHVSATKKLPCYPCNKNSCRFGTRECLEEFYPDDILDEALRILKFGLQKKT; encoded by the coding sequence ATGAAACCCAATTTAACAACATATACCCCGAAGCGAATTCTCGTGTGCCAGTTACGGCAGATTGGAGATGTGCTGCTTTCGACGCCATCTATTCGGCTGTTGGCAGAACGCTACCCAGATGCACAGATTGATGTTTTGACAGAAAAAAAATGTGTTCCGGTTCTGGAAAACAATCCCAGAATCGCTGCCATCAAATCAATCGATAAGGCTGCTTTGAAAAATCCGATCAAAGCTCTCGCCTATTATGCCCACGTTGGAAGAGGAAACTACGACCTCATTGTTGATTTTCAACAGCTTCCCCGATGCAAATGGGTTACCCGTTTTTCAAATGCGCCTGTCAAACTGACATATACTCCTCCATGGTACAACAAACCAACCTATACTCATTGGGTGGATATGGAATACGGATATGCGGCCAAATGCAAAGCCAGTGTACTCAAACCACTTGATATTGAATGGAATGGAGAAAAACCAGAGCTATGGTTAACTGACAAAGAGCGCACTTTTGCCACTGATTTTCTTGAGCACAGTGGAATCAAAAACTCTTTATTCATAACGGTTGACCCAAGTCACCGCCGCGAAACCAGACGCTGGCCAAGCCGTCATTTTGCAGAACTTATTCGACTGCTGAAAAAACATCATCCAAGCCTCCATGCTGTCATCCTCTACGGTCCGGGAGAAAAAGAGCTTGCAGAAAAAGTCGCAGCCCAAGCGGGCAAAAGAGCTTTTGCAACGAACTCCATGCTCTCACTGCGAGAAATGGCCGCGATACAGGAACGCGCTTCCATGCACCTAGGGAACTGCTCTGCACCCAGACACTTTGCCGTGGCAGTTGATACTCCATCACTGATCATCCAAGGCGCAACAGGGACAGGCTGGGGCTTCCCTTCTGAAGAGCATGTAAGTGCTACAAAAAAACTTCCCTGCTATCCTTGCAACAAGAACAGTTGTCGATTCGGCACACGTGAATGTCTGGAAGAATTCTATCCAGACGATATTCTTGACGAGGCCTTACGAATACTCAAATTTGGCTTGCAAAAAAAAACATAG
- the pseC gene encoding UDP-4-amino-4,6-dideoxy-N-acetyl-beta-L-altrosamine transaminase: MPKIPYGRQCIDDNDIKAVTETLCSDYLTTGPKITEFENSVASFCGATHGVAVSNGTAALHATLAALDIQPGDEIIVPPMTFAASANCVLYRGATPVFADVEEGTLLIDPSRIEEKITDKTKAIIAVDYAGQPCDWDQLHSLALKYNLPLVADGCHALGARWNGKKVGTMADMTVFSFHPVKHVATGEGGMILTNSKQLAEKLRIFRNHGITTDARAREKTGAWYYEMQELGYNYRLTDIQAALGISQMKKLPNFLERRREIATFYDHQFTKSTVRPLTVHAMAEHAYHLYVVRLQNRDTVYEQLRNKGIFAQVHYIPVHLHPYYKENLGTFEGLCPVAEAAYQEILSLPMFPSLTDEEMHYVADTVLELA; the protein is encoded by the coding sequence ATGCCAAAAATTCCATACGGAAGACAATGCATCGATGATAATGATATCAAGGCCGTCACAGAAACACTCTGTTCCGATTACTTGACGACTGGCCCCAAAATCACTGAATTTGAAAATTCCGTTGCCTCCTTTTGTGGAGCAACGCACGGAGTGGCGGTATCCAATGGAACGGCTGCGCTCCATGCGACTCTGGCTGCACTTGATATCCAACCAGGAGATGAAATCATCGTTCCTCCGATGACGTTCGCAGCTTCAGCAAACTGTGTGCTTTACCGAGGGGCAACGCCGGTTTTCGCTGACGTTGAAGAAGGAACCCTCCTAATCGATCCTTCAAGGATTGAAGAAAAGATCACCGATAAAACCAAGGCGATCATTGCAGTCGACTATGCAGGACAGCCGTGTGATTGGGATCAGTTGCACAGCCTTGCCCTCAAGTACAACCTTCCACTGGTTGCGGATGGGTGCCATGCACTGGGGGCACGCTGGAATGGGAAAAAAGTTGGAACAATGGCCGACATGACTGTCTTTTCTTTTCACCCGGTCAAACATGTTGCAACAGGTGAAGGAGGCATGATTCTTACCAACTCCAAGCAGTTGGCAGAGAAACTCAGAATATTTCGCAATCACGGCATCACCACCGACGCCCGGGCGCGGGAAAAGACCGGAGCGTGGTATTATGAGATGCAGGAACTTGGGTATAATTACAGACTGACAGATATTCAGGCAGCGCTTGGCATTAGCCAGATGAAAAAATTGCCGAATTTTCTTGAGAGACGCCGCGAAATAGCAACATTCTACGATCACCAATTCACCAAGAGTACAGTTCGCCCCCTCACAGTTCACGCAATGGCTGAACATGCATACCATCTCTACGTTGTCCGCTTACAAAATCGGGACACGGTATACGAACAACTTCGCAACAAAGGCATTTTCGCTCAAGTTCACTATATTCCTGTTCACCTGCACCCATATTACAAAGAAAACCTCGGGACATTCGAAGGCTTGTGCCCGGTTGCCGAGGCAGCATACCAGGAAATTCTTTCTCTGCCCATGTTCCCATCGCTTACTGATGAAGAGATGCATTATGTCGCAGACACTGTTCTGGAGCTGGCATGA
- a CDS encoding FeoA family protein → MSKEICLREAKVNETLKIVTVMAGGELGRRIRDMGLIPGTECKVIGRAPLKDPVALRLKDFTLTLRNSEADHITVSTQEA, encoded by the coding sequence ATGAGCAAAGAAATCTGTTTGAGAGAAGCAAAAGTAAATGAGACGCTGAAAATCGTCACAGTTATGGCCGGAGGAGAACTCGGCCGTCGGATCAGAGACATGGGGCTTATCCCTGGGACCGAGTGCAAAGTCATTGGCCGGGCTCCACTCAAGGACCCGGTTGCCTTACGACTGAAGGACTTCACACTGACACTTCGCAATAGTGAAGCAGACCACATTACCGTATCGACTCAGGAGGCGTAA
- a CDS encoding cytidylyltransferase domain-containing protein, whose translation MNIAIIPARGGSKRIPQKNTRNFCGKPISGYSIEAALETNLFEPSSLPLATIELPILHIISNNIKLLSTFQY comes from the coding sequence ATGAATATAGCGATCATACCAGCCCGAGGCGGGAGCAAGCGTATCCCTCAAAAAAATACCCGAAATTTCTGTGGTAAACCTATCAGTGGATACTCTATTGAAGCTGCTCTCGAAACCAATCTTTTCGAACCGTCATCGCTACCACTGGCAACTATTGAATTGCCGATATTGCACATTATTTCCAACAATATCAAACTATTAAGTACTTTTCAATATTAG